The genomic interval TCTCGGAAAGTCAGGTAAGATTGAGGATGCCTGTAAGGTTGTGAGCACAATGCCAATGAAACCTAGTACCAGAATTTTAAGCTCTTTAGTATCAGCATGTAGGATTCATGGAAGACTGGAAGTTGCAGAAATGCTTGCACATCAACTTATAGAGGCTGAACCTGAAAACGCTGCCAACTACACATTGTTAAGTATGGTATGCAGTGAGTCTGGTAACTGGCTTGGTGCCGAAGAGGTGTGGAGAGTCATGAGAGCAAAAGGATTAAGTAAATCGTATGGGTTCAGCAGAATTGAGAATGAGTATTGATGATTGCATATTGCATAATGGGCCTGACATCACGATGCCTCACCGTTATGTCCTCTCAGTATTTATGCAAGTAGATTAGGTCATTGTACTGATTTTTATGTCAAGCTTTTCCTATCAGCTGAGTTCCATTAAtcctttttgtttgaaatttcttcGCTTAACAAAAAGCATTATACATGTTGCCTGTGTTTACATTTccttaactaaaaattatccATAATTGATTCCATACTAACCGTGTAAAAAATCAAACGATAATGATAATCAATTCTGCATCTACAATTTTCACCATTAGAAAAAGTCAAATCCCACCACCGTATCTTTacctaaacaaaataaaatattatataatccTCCCCCCAAAAGTGTTGCAAAGGATATTCTATTCATAGAGTTCTTGCTCTACAACAGGGAACAGCAAATATCCCTCAATGCATATGTAATTAACTCTTTTAAGTTCTTGCTAGCCTATTTATAACTGAATGTTGCAAATCATTTTGCAGATTCAGATGTCCAGCAAACATCACGTTCTACAAATCGTTTGATTCTACCATATATGAATCTTTAAGCAttgatattaaatataattaaagacAAATCCATGACTAAGCCAATACCTTAGTAATTATTGAACCTCATTGCCTAAAGTAAATAACTTGCATTCAGGGACTTGTACCTCCAGCATGAGAAAAACTGTCAAAACCAGAAAACTTTAAAGTTGAAACAATACTGGCTGCTTTAGTTTCACAGAGTGTCAGCCATATGATTTAGCAAACACCGGAAGATGGATCTTCTGTCACATTCGAAGCGAGTAAAGTGCTCACCACAAAAGGGCTTCTCCACATTTAAAGATCAGTGATTTGAAGGAATGAAGGTGTgaggaagaaaataaacaaactttATTTGAACTCAGAAGTCTTTTAACATTCTGATAGAGCAAACAGTTTCCACAAGCTctcaatgataattttaaaagaaattttaaaacaaaattacaagaTATAAATACCTCCATTTCATTAAGCATCCAACAGTCAAAGGTACATATGTCTAAAAGCTGACAAAAATTCAACACAACTAGAAGCATATCTCATTCCAAAATGGCAACATTAAACCCGCATGTCTTATTGCTACAAGCAATTCTTGGATACTGCTACCTAGGTCCAGGTCTTTTCACTGTCTGTATGTCCCCAATAAAGCTTAATCTGTCATCAGAGTGAGAAGAAAACATCAGAGCTGCATTGAAACTGGATAAGCTCTGAATGGGTACATGATCTTGCCATTCTAAATATTACCGGTCTACAAACCAAGCCAGAACAATTACAGCagtaaaagtttaaaaagacACAGCTTTGCAATTACaacccaaaagaaaataatttcaccAAACATGAAACACAAAATTTCTTAGATCACTTCAAAAcatgtttcaatttttaacattaatttatacatTCAATTTCAAGGCTCATTTATAGACCAAAATAGATAAACCCAATAGAAAATGCAAATCTTATTCAAATAGTTATTGAAATCAATTTTCACTCAATTAAAGTATCTGGAGATTAATATCTATCAAGGccttaaacaaaatataattctTGATCATGAATCAgcaaatttactttaaaaaaaaaattcacatcaTACTCTAGTCAAACCTTAAGATGATGAAACAGGTGCTTCAGTCTCAGGATTTgaaacagcagcagcagcagcattaTCTGCCGAGGGTGGTACATAGATACGTGCTTTCTTTAGAATTTCGGCAACAAGCCAATGCTTATGCTTGCTTAACGGTCTAGAAGGATCCAACCTAACCTGAAGCCACAGGCTCGAAACATAAACCCCATAACAATGGTAACCATCAATGAAGCAGTTGAAACGATTGCATATCAAATGGGATTCGGAAAATGACTGATACAAGTGAAAACACCCATCATTACTTAAGAGGCATAACAGTACTGACTCGGTCACCGATGTTGCATTCGTTGTTCTCGTCGTGGGCCATGAATTTGGAGGTTCGTTTGACGTAGCGATTGTAAACCTTGTGGTGGAAGAGTCTGTCGACGGCCACTACTACTGATTTTTGCATCTTGTTTGACACTACCAATCCAACCACCGACTTCATTTGCGACGGCCTGACGACGGTGCTAGGGTTTAGACCATGaggaaacaaaaatcaaaattaaaactagATAAGAAAGTAAACCAAAATGGTACCCGATTTGTATGCTTAACGACGACACTGACGGTGGCCACAGAAGCTGACGGAGGTCGACGGCGCACGACAATAACCCGTGGTGAGGCGGCGGCAGGGTTCGGGGGCCGTTAGTGTCTGAGTTGAGTGAAAGTGGATTCGTTAATTTTTGCTTTAAACCCCATGTCGAGTGTGCTCAGGACTATGATATTCACAGTGAAGCGCCAATAATCATGTGGTACATGTGtctataatttgaaaaattaattatgtcatTATGTGCACCAACTAATCAGAACGAAATTGACGGTTCATTGGCCCACTCATGCGCCCAACAACATTCGGTGCATGCGTTCGAGTCTCAGCCTTTATATAATGGAGGTTTATTTATCTTCtcacattaaaataaaattaatttctctctaatattaataatgaggATCGATCAATCTGATATTTAGATTGTGCTGTAACATATtaataaaactctaattataatatatcaatataaaAAACCAACCTGAATCgatcaattcaattttttcatttcccCCAACCTTTTAATATTCCtaagaaaattatatgaattttaagaaaatgattctattaaaaaattgttcttataataattcatatttaattacaatttctAATTACATTACACTaacttttcatcttttttatagaaatcctagatttttttttttcaaatcctGCAAGTGCAACGACATCTTTTAGTCTTATTACTATTCTGCCCCTGCGAAATGCGAATACTCAAGTCATTCCGTTCTGGGTTATTTTGTCATTCAAGATTATATAACATTTTGTAAACTATTGTAACCAAGTTTAGGAACTAGACTTTTAAATAGTAACTGAGTGTtgatgagaaagaaaaaaaataaatagggaGATATGAGGAATGGGGTTTAATGTGAAATGTAAAGTTTGTGGAAatctgaatgatgggtgagtAGATTCAGTTAGTTAAGCAATTATCACATTGAGTTAAAACTAACTTATAAGGTATACACTAACAATAAAGTTGcttcaattatattttgtatttaatctCTGAACCTGCTTAGCTGCATGTTCATCTTATAGCCTTGAGATATgttaaactcaaatccaacaaCACTCTTACTACCATAAAACCCATTTATAATTGTactctatttaaaaataattttcataaaatcataaaaggttTTGGTCCCAACTTGGGTTAGTTACAATTAGAATAAACTctatattataataagttataatttttctaaatctcGTCTTAAGAAATTTGTCTTAACATAGTAATAATTATCGATATacggtaaaaaaatttatcttgtgttacattaaaagtttaaaataaaataaaatatttttttttaaattgttcaagataacgatttttttttcttttttaaggtGAGGAGGCGTCGGCCCTTAccttttccaaaattcaaaccTAGTAAGCTAACAAAATAAAGCTGCTTAAACTACTTGGCCATACCCTTGAGAACAATTTAGGtccatgatttattttgtagaGTTTCACCATAACTTTGCATAATCCCAATATTACATAGATATATATGTCtatcatttttatcattattcttcCATTGGATTTGACATTCTCCACTAATTAATTGTCAATATAGAACATACTTTACTTCTATATCACTTACACTAAGGATAACtaactcaaaataataaattttacagctataaatataacttccttagtaataaaaattagtatagTTCCAATATTATACTTACCCAAGGgcttaatattattttgcaaaACCAACTATAGTTAATCGAATTTcagatatatttttaaatataaatttaaagtatTCACCTTGAACTTTAAATATAAtctattgtttaaaaaaatgtgataTGCAATTTTTATAACACAAAATCTTTGGcctaaatataaaacatggatgtgaggggaaaaaaaaaaaaaaaaatcggcGGTCGGCCTAAATAAGACagaactcaaaattctctcaaatttaAAACAGAACCGCCACTAGTTAACTAATCACTTTGcactataaataaattaataaataaaaacattaatatttttaaccaaCTCTTACTATATAATAAACTCGCATATCTTTtctcaaaataaatgagaaaaaaaaaatccaaaacccaaaaaaccctttctttcttttttatttttttcctccctCTCTTTTcaagatttcttttttccctctcaaaatttttttctctcgaTTTAGagttaggattttatttttatttttttgccgGAGATTCAAGTCTCGTGCTTTTAGATCTCTGATTCATGGCCACGCCACTCCCCGATCACGATCGAATTGTTCCTACAGGTATGTACATAAGATTTTATATGGCTTTATAAATTTGCTAATTTGATTCatttgttcttttatgtttgtttAGGTTTGATATTAAacctatttttttcttttttctttttgttttaatttgagtaattatgtttgattcaattttttttttaatgtttaatattagcCATTGGTTCTAGGGTTTTGGAATTTGTTATATATACTTACTTCTGTCCTCGTGCAATCATTTAATATAGAAAAAGACGAAGTGAAATTCGAAAGAACGGACTTAATGCGGTTTTAAAATATCCCATTTTGGGTGGGATGATAGTATGCTCTGcttatttttgtgtgtgtgtgtattttggTTTTAACTTCGTTCCTTTTTATGGGTATTTCGGACTGCTTGTCTTCTGGCTGCATGTGAAAAACAATTTGGTATGTACATATATGTATGTGCTCAAACACTGCGATAATTTTAGCCTCAAAAGATGTTTCTGATATTGTAGAATCAAGGATTTGGAATGTGAATAAGCTAGACTAGTTCCCAAGTGAAACCACTATGAACTGCATCTAGGGTGCACGGCAGCACGAAGAGCAAACATGTGTgtttattatctttttcacCTTTTACCTTCCATGATTTGTGTGTCAAATATGCATGTGTGACTGGatctatttattgttttctggGATCAGTGCTTTGTGATTTCTGTGTTTGTTTAGTTGTACTGAGCCACTGAATTTTAATGCTGAGCGCAGGAGAGAGACCTGTTAAGCCAGATAATTCAACAGAGCAGGTATGCTGTTTTGGGAATTCCTTTGTATGTTTTGGCTAcattaatttctatattttggTAAGATTAGGTGAATTGTTGCAATAGCTCTTCATTTTGAAATCTATTATCAGCTACTTTCGCCCAAAGATGAAAGGATTGTTTCAGCAAATCCTTCTCCGGATGCAGCCATCATTGGACCAGCAAAAGATGTCACAGAACAGCCAGAATCTGCTGACAGTAGAGATTATAGCTCTGTCCACCAACTAAATACCTACAACTCCCATGATCCGAATATGTCATATGGTGGGTACTTTCTCAATCTTTGCTGCTATAACTTGTTCATAACTTCAAAGCCTTAAATATCACTGATGGCAGCGTCAATCCTTCATGTGAAATATATACAAttcaaatctttttgtttGAGCCATTTGGGAAATGTAGACAAGCTTATTTGTTTCAAGTAGAAGATTTCAAGCCATGATGAGAATGACCATATTGATTAATgtattcataattaattattgtttaatttttaaattggaaaAGAACGAACTTGATAATGCTTGCAATTTCTTCTGCTACCTCTTATGCTTTCATAGGATATCAGGGTGGTAATACGTTTTACATTCTCTGTGGCTTCAGGTTATGGAAACAACACTACTTGGGATGGTTATTCTCAATATATTAATGCTGATGGCTTGCATGTATCACCGGTAGTGATGATTCCATCATTGCTGAAACTTTtaaagcctttttttttaataattatttatgctTTCTTATTTTGGTTGGATTTAGGTTATATACAATGATAACACATCCCTTATGTTCCATTCTGGCTATGGCTTCAATCCCGAAATGGCGTATGGACAATATTCCCCAATTGCTACACCACTGCCTTCTATAATGGT from Citrus sinensis cultivar Valencia sweet orange chromosome 9, DVS_A1.0, whole genome shotgun sequence carries:
- the LOC102628418 gene encoding uncharacterized protein LOC102628418, giving the protein MKSVVGLVVSNKMQKSVVVAVDRLFHHKVYNRYVKRTSKFMAHDENNECNIGDRVRLDPSRPLSKHKHWLVAEILKKARIYVPPSADNAAAAAVSNPETEAPVSSS